One window of Ziziphus jujuba cultivar Dongzao chromosome 5, ASM3175591v1 genomic DNA carries:
- the LOC107408274 gene encoding patatin-like protein 2, protein MERARSFLQSPTYGNLITILSIDGGGIRGVIPGTILAFLEAELQKLDGEQARIADYFDVITGTSTGGLVTAMLTVPDHENNRPLFAAKDIKDFYLEHCPKIFPQESFPLASGAAEVIKALAGPKYDGKYLHKLVKEKLGDRRLHETLTNVVIPTFDVKRLQPTIFSSYEVKKNPSMDALLSDICIGTSAAPTYLPAHQFETTTPDGKVREFHLIDGGVVANNPALVAMNEVSREIHHGNPDFFLIKPTEYGRFLVISLGTGTPKADEKYDANEAARWGILGWLHSHNSTPLVDIFTQASSDMVDFHLSTVFQALHSDKHYLRIQDDTLSGKVSSVDIATKKNLDSLVEVGENLLKKPVSMVNLETGVCEPSHKDTNEEALRRLAGILSRERRTREARSPSSANISVTARVI, encoded by the exons ATGGAGAGAGCAAGATCATTCCTACAGTCTCCAACCTATGGAAACCTCATCACTATTCTTAGCATTGATGGTGGTGGCATAAGGGGCGTTATTCCAGGAACCATCCTTGCGTTCCTAGAGGCTGAGCTTCAG AAGCTGGATGGTGAACAAGCAAGAATTGCAGATTACTTTGATGTGATAACTGGGACTAGCACTGGTGGCCTTGTGACCGCCATGCTCACAGTCCCAGATCATGAAAACAATCGTCCTCTGTTCGCCGCCAAAGATATCAAGGATTTCTACCTCGAGCACTGCCCTAAGATCTTTCCTCAAGAGAG CTTTCCACTTGCTAGTGGAGCCGCAGAGGTGATTAAAGCTCTAGCAGGACCAAAATATGATGGCAAATATTTACACAAACTGGTTAAGGAAAAATTAGGAGACAGACGGCTTCATGAGACTCTCACAAACGTTGTCATCCCAACTTTTGATGTCAAACGCCTCCAGCCAACCATTTTCTCCAGCTATGAG GTGAAAAAGAACCCCAGCATGGATGCCTTACTCTCAGATATCTGCATTGGAACTTCAGCTGCTCCAACCTATCTTCCAGCACACCAATTTGAAACCACAACCCCTGATGGCAAAGTCAGAGAGTTCCATCTCATTGACGGTGGTGTTGTGGCTAACAACCCG gcTTTGGTAGCAATGAATGAAGTGAGCAGAGAAATCCACCACGGAAATCCGGACTTTTTCCTAATCAAGCCAACAGAGTATGGTCGGTTTCTGGTAATATCGTTGGGAACTGGTACGCCAAAAGCAGATGAGAAGTACGATGCAAACGAAGCAGCCAGGTGGGGTATATTGGGGTGGTTGCACAGCCACAACTCCACTCCATTGGTGGATATATTTACACAAGCAAGTAGCGACATGGTTGATTTCCACCTCTCCACCGTGTTTCAAGCCCTGCACTCCGATAAGCATTACCTTCGAATTCAGGACGACACGCTGAGTGGGAAAGTATCTTCGGTGGATATTGCCACCAAGAAAAACTTGGACAGTCTTGTGGAAGTTGGGGAGAATTTGTTGAAGAAACCTGTTTCAATGGTGAATTTGGAGACCGGTGTCTGTGAGCCTTCTCATAAGGATACAAATGAAGAAGCTCTTagaag GTTAGCGGGAATACTTTCTAGGGAGAGAAGGACTCGTGAAGCCAGATCACCAAGTTCCGCAAACATTTCCGTCACTGCCAGagtcatataa
- the LOC107420882 gene encoding 26S proteasome non-ATPase regulatory subunit 14 homolog yields MSGMERLQRMFAGAGGALGHPPPDSPTLDSSEQVYISSLALLKMLKHGRAGVPMEVMGLMLGEFVDEYTVRVVDVFAMPQSGTGVSVEAVDHVFQTNMLDMLKQTGRPEMVVGWYHSHPGFGCWLSGVDINTQQSFEALNQRAVAVVVDPIQSVKGKVVIDAFRLINPQTMMLGQEPRQTTSNLGHLNKPSIQALIHGLNRHYYSIAINYRKNELEEKMLLNLHKKKWTDGLTLRRFDTHSKTNEQTVQEMLNLAIKYNKAVQEEDELPPEKLAIANVGRQDAKKHLEEHVSNLMSSNIIQTLGTMLDTVVF; encoded by the exons ATGTCAGGAATGGAAAGGCTTCAGAGGATGTTCGCCGGTGCCGGAGGAGCTTTGGGCCACCCTCCGCCCGATTCCCCAACTCTGGATTCTTCCGAGCAGGTCTATATATCCTCCCTCGCCCTCCTCAAAATGCTCAAGCACG GAAGAGCTGGGGTTCCCATGGAGGTTATGGGTTTGATGCTGGGAGAGTTTGTGGATGAGTACACTGTTCGTGTTGTCGACGTCTTTGCAATGCCGCAGAGTGGTACTGGTGTTAGTGTAGAAGCCGTTGATCATGTTTTCCAAACCAACATGCTTGATATGCTTAAACAAACTGGACG ACCGGAGATGGTTGTAGGTTGGTACCATTCTCATCCTGGATTTGGCTGTTGGCTCTCTGGTGTGGACATTAATACACAGCAG AGTTTTGAAGCTCTAAATCAGCGAGCTGTTGCTGTGGTGGTGGATCCAATTCAGAGTGTTAAAGGAAAGGTGGTGATTGATGCCTTTCGCCTTATCAACCCACAGACCATGATGCTTGGCCAAGAACCCCGACAGACTACATCCAACCTCGGCCATCTTAATAAACCATCCATTCAA GCACTGATCCATGGTTTGAACCGGCATTATTACTCAATAGCTATTAATTACAGAAAGAATGAACTTGAGGAGAAGATGTTACTTAACCTTCATAAGAAGAAATGGACTGATGGGCTCACACTTAGGCGATTTGACACCCATTCTAAAACAAATGAGCAGACAGTTCAG GAGATGCTTAACTTAGCTATCAAGTACAACAAGGCAGTACAGGAGGAAGATGAGTTACCACCAGAGAAGCTTGCAATCGCAAATGTTGGAAGGCAAGATGCGAAAAAGCACTTAGAAGAACATGTTTCCAACTTGATGTCTTCGAACATTATTCAAACATTGGGAACCATGCTGGATACGGTTGtattctag
- the LOC107420886 gene encoding probable carboxylesterase 2 yields MDLSEREVSLDVFPYVRVYKDGTFQRTAGTEIAPPCLDAQTGVLSKDIVIIPETGVSARVYRPDTVKADQKLPLVVYFHGGAFCISSIADPVYHNSLNLLVAEANVIVVSVDYRRAPEHPLPAAYEDSWQALRWVASHSVQGGALEDGGRDLAPWVRDHVDFDRVFLAGDSAGANISHHLALRLTESNPTPKLKIVGIAMIHPYFWGKDPIGFEAQDNFRKAMVDTWWTYVCPSDKGNDDPLINPFVDGSPSLAGLACGKLIVFVAEKDILRERGKLYFENLVKSTWKGKAEIVETEGEDHVFHIFNPHSEKAKSLIKRLSSFINY; encoded by the coding sequence ATGGATCTGAGCGAACGTGAAGTCTCTCTCGACGTTTTCCCCTACGTTCGAGTGTACAAAGATGGAACGTTCCAGAGAACCGCTGGGACCGAAATCGCCCCGCCCTGTTTGGATGCTCAAACCGGAGTTTTATCCAAAGATATCGTCATCATCCCGGAGACCGGTGTCTCAGCCAGAGTCTACCGTCCCGACACGGTAAAAGCCGACCAAAAGCTTCCCTTGGTTGTTTACTTCCACGGCGGAGCTTTTTGCATATCATCGATCGCTGACCCAGTTTACCACAACAGCCTCAACTTGCTGGTGGCAGAGGCCAACGTCATCGTGGTTTCGGTGGACTATCGTAGAGCTCCGGAGCATCCTCTTCCGGCGGCCTATGAAGACTCCTGGCAAGCCCTCCGATGGGTTGCTTCACACTCTGTACAAGGAGGAGCTCTAGAAGACGGCGGCCGAGATCTAGCGCCTTGGGTCAGAGATCACGTGGACTTTGACCGTGTGTTCTTGGCTGGAGATAGCGCAGGTGCTAATATCTCACACCACTTGGCCCTGCGCCTCACCGAATCAAACCCAACTCCGAAACTGAAGATTGTTGGCATTGCAATGATCCATCCTTACTTCTGGGGAAAAGACCCTATTGGGTTTGAGGCCCAAGATAATTTTCGGAAGGCAATGGTGGACACGTGGTGGACGTACGTGTGCCCATCAGACAAAGGCAACGACGATCCTCTCATCAACCCTTTTGTAGATGGAAGTCCGAGTCTTGCGGGCTTGGCGTGTGGAAAGCTTATCGTTTTTGTCGCAGAGAAAGACATATTGAGGGAAAGAGGGAAGCTTTACTTCGAGAATTTGGTGAAGAGCACGTGGAAAGGAAAAGCGGAGATTGTGGAAACGGAAGGAGAGGATCATGTTTTCCATATCTTCAACCCACATAGTGAAAAAGCTAAGTCGTTGATTAAGCGCTTGTCTTCTTTCATAAACTATTGA
- the LOC107420888 gene encoding probable carboxylesterase 2 translates to MDSSSKPEIVYELQPFLRVYKDGSVERLVGTDTVPPSTDPTTGVTSKDVTILPESQISARLYLPTLAIQNPHHKLPLLVYFPGSYFCVVSPFSSESHRFLNALVAEAKVIAVSVNYRKAPEHPIPTAYEDSWAVLQWIISHCDHGGPEAWLNEHADFQRVFLGGASAGANVVHNLALVAGDPDFGLSVELLGVALIHPYFWGSVPVGSEALQPEKKAFVDRIWPLVCPSVPDNDDPRINPVAEGAPSLAGVGCRRVLICVAEKDVLKDRGRFYYEALSRSGWMGVVEIDETEGEDHVFFSYDLEGQNSKDLINRLAAFFNRDLPPVF, encoded by the coding sequence ATGGATAGCTCAAGCAAACCAGAAATAGTCTATGAACTGCAACCCTTCCTCCGAGTGTACAAGGACGGCAGCGTTGAAAGGCTCGTCGGCACGGACACAGTCCCTCCATCCACCGATCCCACAACCGGCGTCACCTCCAAAGATGTAACCATCTTACCCGAATCACAGATATCTGCCCGCCTCTACCTCCCAACGCTCGCAATTCAAAATCCGCACCACAAACTCCCTCTACTCGTTTACTTTCCCGGAAGCTACTTCTGCGTcgtttctccattttcttccgAATCCCACAGATTTCTCAACGCCCTTGTCGCCGAAGCCAAAGTCATAGCGGTCTCCGTAAATTACAGGAAAGCCCCTGAGCATCCTATTCCCACGGCATACGAAGATTCCTGGGCTGTGTTGCAGTGGATTATTTCTCACTGCGATCATGGCGGGCCTGAGGCTTGGTTGAATGAGCATGCGGATTTCCAAAGGGTGTTCTTGGGCGGAGCCAGTGCTGGTGCTAACGTAGTTCATAACTTGGCTCTGGTTGCTGGAGACCCTGACTTTGGACTTAGCGTGGAGCTCTTGGGCGTTGCTTTGATCCACCCGTATTTCTGGGGGTCGGTTCCTGTCGGGTCGGAGGCATTGCAACCAGAAAAGAAGGCGTTCGTAGATCGGATTTGGCCGTTGGTGTGCCCGTCCGTGCCGGACAATGATGACCCTCGGATCAACCCGGTTGCGGAGGGTGCACCTAGCTTGGCTGGGGTTGGGTGTAGGAGAGTGCTGATTTGTGTGGCTGAGAAGGACGTGTTGAAGGATAGAGGGCGGTTTTATTACGAGGCGTTGAGTCGGAGTGGATGGATGGGAGTGGTGGAGATAGATGAGACGGAAGGTGAGGATCACGTGTTTTTTTCGTATGATTTGGAGGGTCAGAATTCAAAGGATCTGATCAACCGCTTGGCCGCTTTCTTTAATAGAGACTTGCCTCctgttttttga
- the LOC107420938 gene encoding succinate dehydrogenase subunit 5, mitochondrial — translation MEKMMAMRSLYRSLSSRSYAMAAVNHQLLRHYCGGRSLFNLSSPPASSTSPNHTLASSDCRSPFSMGLGSRRFYSEDHVPMPSIADPDLERAFKDLMATSWDHLPNHVIHDAKAALSKNTEDKAGKEVVENVFRAAEAVEEFSGMLLNLKMELDDTIGMSGENVKPLSDDHVKALRTIFDRYNTYLGAFGPNEAYLQKKVETEVGSKMIYLKMRCSGMGSEWGKVTLLGTSGLSGSYIEHRA, via the exons ATGGAGAAGATGATGGCTATGAGATCACTGTACCGCTCCCTCAGCTCCAGATCTTATGCGATGGCTGCCGTCAACCACCAGCTGCTCCGCCATTACTGCGGTGGTCGGAGCCTCTTCAATCTCTCATCCCCACCTGCCTCTTCTACCTCACCCAACCACACCCTTGCTTCTTCCg ACTGCAGGTCTCCTTTTTCAATGGGGTTGGGAAGTAGGCGTTTTTACAGTGAAGACCATGTTCCCATGCCTTCCATAGCCGACCCTGATCTAGAAAGAGCTTTCAAGGATTTGATGGCTACCAGTTGGGACCATCTCCCTAATCATGTCATACATGATGCAAAGGCTGCATTATCAAAAAATACCGAAGACAAGGCTGGCAAGGAGGTTGTAGAGAATGTTTTTCGTGCAGCCGAGGCAGTTGAGGAATTTTCTGGGATGCTCTTGAATTTGAAGATGGAACTTGATGACACAATTGGAATGAGTGGCGAG AATGTAAAACCCCTGTCAGATGACCATGTGAAGGCACTTCGCACTATTTTTGATCGCTACAATACCTATTTGGGTGCATTTGGACCTAATGAGGCTTATTTGCAAAAGAAAGTAGAGACAGAGGTGGGGTCAAAGATGATATACTTGAAGATGAGATGCAGTGGCATGGGCTCTGAGTGGGGAAAG GTTACACTTCTGGGAACTTCTGGGCTTTCTGGGTCATACATCGAGCACAGAGCTTAG
- the LOC107420939 gene encoding uncharacterized protein LOC107420939, translated as MSIFYHEESPIPSKRCKFLAACLKDVFSNCHTFGNRVSTSIPDEDLPPSDFDDEQEVVVSAIRSRAMEKLRKKPNNLTDSFSWIYSPITRELYITPKGVEQKEDDGGEEFVSVKSCFSCSCCSSAASRDAFLSVKTSFSRTPSLNGLEFIDFQRRSIIQELCHCEGWPFGLCRKAVLLPPLPKSPSESWSWSKSTKIIRI; from the exons ATGAGCATCTTCTATCATGAAGAGTCACCAATTCCATCCAAGCGATGCAAATTTCTTGCAGCATGTTTGAAGGATGTATTTTCCAACTGCCACACCTTTGGAAATCGGGTTTCTACTTCAATCCCTGACGAGGACCTTCCACCTAGTGACTTCGATGATGAACAGGAA GTGGTTGTTTCAGCAATTAGAAGCCGTGCAATGGAGAAGTTAAGAAAGAAGCCAAACAATTTGACGGACAGCTTTTCGTGGATTTACTCTCCGATAACAAGAGAATTGTACATAACCCCAAAAGGAGTTGAGCAAAAAGAAGATGATGGAGGAGAAGAGTTCGTGTCTGTTAAAAGCTGCTTCTCTTGCTCATGTTGTTCAAGTGCTGCAAGCAGGGATGCATTTCTTTCTGTTAAGACAAGCTTTTCTCGTACTCCAAGCCTCAATGGGCTTGAGTTTATAGATTTCCAGAGGCGTTCGATAATTCAAGAGTTGTGCCATTGCGAAGGTTGGCCTTTTGGTCTCTGCCGTAAGGCTGTGTTGCTTCCTCCTCTGCCCAAGTCCCCTTCTGAATCCTGGTCATGGAGTAAAAGCACTAAAATTATTAGGATTTAA
- the LOC107420894 gene encoding uncharacterized protein LOC107420894: MIKFRGNTSQSANRDLLKSSSYQGRQAGIMWKSSSSGPDLRGQVKRQMTEGSRGLSIFNGLKTLPMSPETLMAEINNAISNLEYARATAFLDSLSDSLLDNNKSSDGAYKAD; this comes from the exons ATGATAAAATTCCGAGGGAATACCAGTCAGTCAGCCAATCGGGATTTGCTAAAGAGTAGCTCTTACCAG GGAAGGCAGGCAGGGATAATGTGGAAAAGCAGTAGTTCAGGACCAGATTTACGAGGGCAGGTAAAAAGGCAGATGACTGAAGGAAGCCGCGGTTTGAGCATTTTTAATGGTCTGAAAACCTTACCAATGTCCCCAGAAACACTAATGGCAGAGATTAATAATGCCATTTCTAATCTTGAGTATGCCCGTGCAACTGCTTTCCTTGATTCTTTATCTGATTCCCTCTTAGACAATAATAAGAGCTCTGATGGAGCATACAAGGCAGATTAA